In one window of Vanrija pseudolonga chromosome 5, complete sequence DNA:
- the SPCC1739.01 gene encoding putative protein, giving the protein MSVPAPSPSPLPPKSIPRARPTPIAGAAAAAAAGASPAYASPSGSSLRTGRSYARSVGFDTANGAAHSAADDSSSWRARTAGEAGSVPRSLAADGAASSSAVTGSSPARAPERTVGGFEKREIRAGGGQSALSGAKDKGEVKSAALSHVPCRFFKAGACTAGSSCPFSHELGGKKEICQWFLKGDCKFGHKCALAHVRPGEPMSMDRKNKKDQQREARERNDSKGEASSLGRSLGDELGTSPATSRAEPSPIPAGRDIAHPVPIKSSISASLHSGSIHSPSRFASSPLREPYGPPAAVVAGSPSAGFNQTRPLSGAAGFASSPGRPSPLSASFNARGSAATGVSLKGSSVVSIHSPLRPPGNSAVFSSSFSHASLTPDKGGSQLSASFADSTLRRSIWARSETPDEPLSPARRPIPTPSRAIDDVFDEDDGHGEDLIPSSLSDLLTPTERARRMSRNDSHDSAYVGSPGRNSLLNPHQFVGAERLAQSAGAALPPGDFLQALWSQDGQDARRTSVATGTSPKPELTFTSAQPATPVLRQSLLSQQRSPNSSRSSPSSQQVPSSAAIRGPAAPAVDAPYLMRERVDPSSPTARALQEHAPGQSLPGGLAAALSRMHMQPGGRAPSGLGGRTPETFANTPNTGSVATPPGLSVPLPAAARRDEHDDDALFHMDG; this is encoded by the exons aTGAGCGTTCCCGCGCCATCCCCATCGCCCCTCCCGCCAAAGAGCATCCCTCGGGCGCGTCCGACGCCcattgccggcgccgccgccgcagcagcagcgggagcGAGCCCCGCGTACGCGTCTCCATCCGGGTCGAGCCTGCGCACCGGCCGCTCGTATGCGCGCTCCGTCGGCTTTGACACGGCCAACGGCGCAGCTCACAGCGCCGCagacgacagcagcagctggcgcgcCCGGACAGCCGGCGAGGCCGGGTCCGtgcctcgctccctcgcggccgacggcgctgcctcgtcctcggccgtgaCGGGCAGcagccccgcccgcgcccccgAACGCACCGTTGGCGGCTTTGAGAAGAGAGAGATTCgtgccggcggtggccagAGCGCGCTCTCGGGCGCCAAAgacaagggcgaggtcaAGT CTGCTGCCCTCAGCCACGTCCCATGCCGTTTCTTCAAGGCCGGAGCCTGTACCGCTGGCTCGAGCTGCCCGTTTTCCCATGAGC TGGGCGGAAAGAAGGAGATTTGTCAGTGGTTCCTCAAGGGCGACTGCAAGTTTGGGCACAAAT GTGCGCTTGCCCACGTCCGCCCGGGTGAGCCCATGTCAATGGACCGCAAGAACAAGAAGGATCAGCAGCGCGAAGCCCGCGAGCGCAACGATTCCAAGGGAGAAGCCAGCAGCCTAGGCCGTAGCCTTGGTGACGAATTGGGCACCTCGCCGGCCACTTCGCGTGCAGAACCATCGCCTATTCCTGCTGGTCGCGACATTGCGCACCCCGTTCCCATCAAgtcgtccatctcggcctcgctccACTCGGGCTCGATCCACTCACCCAGCCGCTTCGCATCGTCACCTTTAAGGGAGCCATACGGGCCCCCAGCCGCAGTTGTCGCCGGCTCCCCTTCGGCCGGCTTCAACCAGACTCGCCCCCTgagcggcgcggctggcTTTGCTTCTTCGCCCGGACGCCCTTCGCCCCTGTCGGCTTCGTTCAACGCGCGCGGTTCGGCGGCCACTGGCGTCTCGCTTAAGGGCAGCTCGGTCGTGTCGATCCACTCGCCGCTCCGTCCCCCCGGCAACTCGGCcgtcttctcgagctcgttcTCGCACGCGTCCCTTACTCCCGATAAGGGCGGCTCGCAGCTGTCGGCCTCGTTTGCCGACAGCACATTGCGTCGCAGCATCTGGGCACGGTCCGAGACTCCCGACGAGCCGCTCAGCCCCGCACGCCGACCTATCCCCACGCCGTCTCGCGCGATTGACGACGTgtttgacgaggacgacggccacggcgaggACTTGATCCCCTCGAGCCTCAGCGACCTGCTTACCCCGACCGAGCGCGCCCGACGCATGTCCCGCAACGACAGCCACGACTCGGCGTACGTTGGCTCGCCTGGCCGCAACTCGCTTCTCAACCCTCACCAGTTTGTGGGCGCCGAGCGTTTGGCCCAGTCAGCGGGTGCCGCCCTTCCCCCAGGCGACTTCTTACAGGCGTTATGGAGCCAGGACGGCCAGGATGCGCGCAGAACCTCGGTGGCCACTGGCACGtcgcccaagcccgagctcACCTTCACTTCGGCCCAGCCCGCGACTCCCGTCCTCCGCCAGTCGCTCCTGTCACAGCAGCGCAGCCCCAActcgtctcgctcgtcgccttcgAGCCAGCAGGTGCCATCATCAGCTGCGATTCGGGGGCCTGCCGCTCCGGCTGTGGACGCGCCGTACCTAAtgcgcgagcgtgtcgacccGTCGAGCCCCACTGCTCGCGCCCTCCAGGAGCACGCCCCGGGCCAGTCACTCCCTGGTGGACTGGCTGCTGCGCTGAGCCGCATGCACATGCAGCCCGGTGGCCGGGCCCCGtctggcctcggcgggcgcaCCCCCGAAACCTTTGCCAACACGCCCAACACTGGCAGCGTCGCCACGCCCCCCGGCCTGTCGGTTCctctgcctgctgctgctcgccgcgacgagcacgacgacgacgcgctgttCCACATGGACGGCTAG
- the chordc1 gene encoding Cysteine and histidine-rich domain-containing protein 1 yields MPRCTHKGCGKEYDEADNAEGSCSYHPGAPVFHEGLKSWSCCKEVNKPVMEFDQFMAIPTCTKGKHTTEAPAAPKPAAVSTDAPASVSSSGVETYGSKTPSKPATPAPQAALHADTPEPEVKEDEQDDLSLPVPSGAKCKRLGCGAEWEGEDVSRGDGAKAVCRYHPQAPVFHEGSKGYLCCKPRVLEFAQFLNIPGCKEGKHLFVGQKKGAEEELVPVRIDHYQTPLEVHVSVFAKQTDKTKSKVTFTPQTIELDLYLPNNKRVLRTVTLYGPIVPEKSNYRILGTKVDILLVKPAVASWPLLELPPPGTELPPGYALTFGVSGRTGTVGGKEVVLSVEEAAKQAGGK; encoded by the exons ATGCCCCGCTGCACGCACAAGGGATGCGGGAAGGAGTATGACGAGGCGGAcaacgccgagggcagctGCTCGTACCaccccggcgcgccg GTGTTCCACGAAGGCCTCAAGTCGTGGT CATGCTGCAAGGAGGTCAACAAGCCCGTGATGGAGTTTGACCAGTTCATGGCGATTCCC aCGTGTACAAAGGGCAAGCACACGACCGAggccccggcggcgcccaagcccgcggCAGTGagcaccgacgcgccggcgagcgtctcgtcctcgggcgtggAGACGTACGGGTCCAAGACGCCGTCCAAgcccgccacgccggcgccccaggcggcgctgcacgccgacacgcccgagcccgaggtcaaggaggacgagcaggaCGACCTCAGCCTGCCTGTTCCCTCGGGGGCCAAGTGCAAGCGGCTcgggtgcggcgccgagtgggagggcgaggacgtcagccgcggcgacggcgccaaggccgtgTGCAGGTACCATCCGCAGGCA CCCGTGTTCCACGAGGGATCCAAGGGATACCTCTGCTGCAAGCCCCGCGTGCTTGAATTCGCCCAGTTCCTCAACATCCCAGGCTGCAAGGAGGGCAAGCACCTGTTTGTCGGGCAGAagaagggcgccgaggaggagctggtgCCCGTTAGAATAGACCACTACCAGACGCCGCTTGAGGTGCACGTGAGCGTGTTTGCCAAGCA GACCGACAAGACCAAGTCCAAGGTGACGTTCACACCTCAGACG atcgagctcgacctctACCTCCCAAACAACAAGCGCGTGCTGCGCACCGTGACGCTGTACGGGCCCATCGTGCCCGAGAAGAGCAACTACCGCATCCTGGGCACCAAGGTCGACATCCTGCTCGTCAAgccggccgtcgcgagctggcccctgctcgagctgccccCGCCCGGGACCGAGCTGCCGCCCGGGTACGCGCTCACGTTtggcgtcagcgggcgcACGGGTaccgtcggcggcaaggaggtcgtgCTTAGTGTTGAGGAGGCTGCCAAGCAGGCGGGGGGCAAGTAG
- the CALM gene encoding calmodulin, whose amino-acid sequence MAEQLTKEQIAEFKEAFSLFDKDGDGTITTKELGTVMRSLGQNPTQAELEDMINEVDADGNNSIDFAEFMTLMARKMHDTDSEEEIREAFKVFDKNNDGHISAAELKHVMTNLGEKLTDDEITQMIREADKDGDGMIDYNEFVTMMMAK is encoded by the exons ATGGCCGAGCAGCTG ACCAAGG AGCAAATCGCCG AGTTCAAGGAGGCCTTCTCCCTCTTCGACAAGG ACGGCGATGGAACCATCACcaccaaggagctcggcaccGTCATGCGCTCGCTTGGCCAGAACCCCACGCAggctgagctcgaggacatgATCAACGAG gtcgacgccgacggcaacaACTCGATCGACTTTGCCGAGTTCATGACCCTCATGGCTCGCAAGATGCACGACACTGACTCGGAGGAGGAGATCCGCGAGGCCTTCAAG GTCTTTGACAAGAACAACGACGGCCACATCTCGgctgccgagctcaagcACGTCATGA CCAACCTCGGCGAGaagctcaccgacgacgagatcacCCAGATGATCCGtgaggccgacaaggacggcgacggcatgATCGACTACAACGAGTTTGTGACCATGATGATGGCCAAG TAA
- the gdh gene encoding NADP-specific glutamate dehydrogenase has product MSNLPTEPEFEQAVHEIASTIEPFLESHPEYRRAFEIVQIPERIIQFRVTWERDDGTVAVNRGFRVQFNSALGPYKGGLRLHPTVNLSVLKFLGFEQIFKNALTGLSMGGGKGGSDFDPKGKSDAEIRRFCYAFMLELSRHIGADTDVPAGDIGTGGREIGFLFGAYKRYQNEFAGILTGKGEDWGGSFIRPEATGYGLIYYVTEMLRDLDNTDWVGKRVIISGSGNVAQYAALKVIELGGKVLTFSDSTGSLVATDGEGFTPADIAAIADIKLRRQPLTAFQHSGQFEWHEGKRPWTLVEKADVALPSATQNEVNAEEAKALIAAGVRYVAEGSNMGCEQEAIDIFEESRKGRESLHETEGVCYYAPGKAANCGGVAVSGLEMGQNSQRLKWSHTEVDARLKDIMVTAYTNCRETGKTYVKDSAVPSLVAGANIAGFVKVARAMREQGDWW; this is encoded by the exons ATGTCCAACCTCCCCACTGAGCCCGAGTTCGAGCAG GCCGTCCACGAGATCGCCTCGACCATTGAGCCTTTCCTTGAGTCGCACCCCGAGTACCGCCGCGCCTTCGAGATCGTCCAGATCCCCGAGCGTATCATCCAGTTCCGTGTCACCtgggagcgcgacgacggcaccgtcgccgtcaacCGCGGTTTCCGTGTCCAGTTCAACTCGGCCCTCGGCCCTTACAAGGGTGGTCTCCGTCTCCACCCCACCGTCAACCTCTCGGTCCTCAAGTTCCTTGGTTTCGAGCAGATCTTCAAGAACGCCCTTACCGGCCTCTCGATGGGTGGTGGTAAGGGTGGTTCCGACTTTGACCCCAAGGGCAAgtcggacgccgagatcCGCCGCTTCTGTTACGCCTTCATGCTCGAGCTTTCGCGCCACATTGGTGCCGACACCGACGTTCCCGCCGGTGACATTGGTACCGGTGGCCGTGAGATCGGTTTCCTCTTCGGTGCCTACAAGCGCTACCAGAACGAGTTCGCTGGTATCCTTaccggcaagggcgaggactGGGGAGGATCGTTCATCCGTCCCGAGGCTACCGGCTACGGTCTCATCTACTACGTGACCGAGATGCtccgcgacctcgacaacaCCGACTGGGTTGGCAAGCGCGTCATcatctcgggctcgggcaaCGTTGCCCAGTACGCCGCCCTCAAGGTTattgagctcggcggcaaggtcctcACCTTCTCCGACTCGACTGGttcgctcgtcgccaccgacggcgagggcttCACCCCTGCCGACATTGCCGCCATTGCCGACATCAagctccgccgccagcccctCACTGCCTTCCAGCACTCCGGCCAGTTCGAGTGGCACGAGGGCAAGCGCCCCTGGACCCtcgtcgagaaggccgacgtcgccctcCCCTCTGCTACCCAGAACGAGgtcaacgccgaggaggccaaggccctcatcgccgccggtgTCCGctacgtcgccgagggctcCAACATGGGTTGTGAGCAGGAGGCCATCGACATCTTCGAGGAGTCGCGCAAGGGCCGCGAGTCGCTCCACGAGACTGAGGGCGTCTGCTACTACGCTCCCGGCAAGGCCGCCAACTGTGGTGGTGTCGCCGTCTCGGGTCTCGAGATGGGCCAGAACTCGCAGCGTCTCAAGTGGTCGCacaccgaggtcgacgctCGCCTCAAGGACATCATGGTCACTGCCTACACCAACTGCCGTGAGACCGGCAAGACCTACGTCAAGGACTCGGCTGTTCCTTCGCTTGTTGCCGGTGCCAACATCGCTGGCTTCGTTAAGGTCGC GCGAGCCATGCGTGAGCAAGGAGACTGGTGGTAA
- the ARD1 gene encoding D-arabinitol dehydrogenase 1, producing MSGTMKALVYDEPRKFSVKQVPIPEVADDEILLKVIICGFCGTDGHIHEGDFNPKFPLIPGHEAVGKVVKFGKKVEGFEVGDRVAADVGVSCGYCHYCRRGESLLCEHFEAAGVRLDGGFAEYIKYPFQKCYKIKNLTDEEATLLEPASCAVHGMDKLQMPFGASVLLIGAGPTGLILAQLMKLGGASKVTIAANKGIKMDLARKLNAGDAYIDLERDNADAQWAQIKKDNPYGFDVVAECTGVEKIVNMSLDYVARGGTLLVYGVYEGDARVTWSPGRIFADEIRIIGSFSQAYCFPRAVDFLDSGKVNVKGMVTDVFTIDQWQEALDKLNSRKALKIAIRPN from the exons ATGTCCGGCACGATGAAGGCGCTCGTCTacgacgag CCTCGCAAGTTCTCCGTCAAGCAGGTGCCCATccccgaggtcgccgacgacgagatcctGCTCAAGG TCATCATCTGCGGCTTCTGCGGCACGGACGGCCACATCCACGAGGGCGACTTCAACCCCAAGTTTCCC CTCATCCCAGGCcacgaggccgtcggcaaggtcgtcaagtttggcaagaaggtcgagggGTTCGAGGTCGGTGACCGTGTTGCGGCGGATGTTGGCG tGTCCTGCGGCTACTGCCACtactgccgccgcggcgagtcGCTCCTCTGCGAGCACTTTgaggcggccggcgtgcgcCTGGACGGCGGGTTCGCCGAGTACATCAAGTACCCGTTCCAGAAGTGCTACAAGATCAAGAATCtgaccgacgaggaggcgacaCTGCTCGAGCCGGCGAGCTGTGCGGTGCACGGGATGGACAAGCTACAGATGCCGTtcggcgcgagcgtgctGCTTATCGGTGCGGGACCGACCGGCCTGatcctcgcccagctcatgaagctcggcggcgctaGCAAGGTGACGATCGCGGCCAACAAGGGCATCAAGATGGAcctcgcgcgcaagctcaacgcgggcgacgcgtacatcgacctcgagcgcgacaatGCCGACGCGCAGTGGGCCCAGATCAAGAAGGACAACCCGTACGGCtttgacgtcgtcgccgagtgCACTGGCGTCGAGAAGATTGTCAACATGAGCCTCGACTAcgtcgcccgcggcggcacgctgctCGTGTACGGCGTgtacgagggcgacgcgcgcgtcacCTGGTCCCCTGGGCGCATCTTCGCCGACGAGATCCGCATCATCGGCTCCTTCTCCCAGGCGTACTGCTtcccccgcgccgtcgacttcCTCGACTCGGGCAAGGTCAACGTCAAGGGCATGGTGACGGACGTGTTCACCATCGACCAGTGGCAggaggcgctcgacaagctcaactcgcgcaaggcgctcaagatTGCGATTAGGCCCAACTAA
- the gstB_2 gene encoding Glutathione S-transferase GstB has protein sequence MSPTTPIKIWGRGNSANVKKALWTAEEVGVAYESIPAGGAYGRNDEIVAIGNPNGLVPTIQDGDFVLWESAAVVRYLGQKYGQAPFFPDDAQARASADKWLEWSPTLFKELFPAFFGLVRTPEDKRDPAAITASVAATAALIAKVVEPTLARQDYFSGAQFGFGDIALGALAYLWFEAIQERPALPGWDAWYARVSARPAFKKVIAVGLS, from the exons ATGTCCCCCACCACTCCCATCAAGATCTGGGGCCGCGGCAACAGCGCCAACGTCAAGAAGGCGCTGTGGACGGCCGAGGAAGTGGGCGTGGCGTACGAGTCCatccccgccggcggcgcgtacgGGCGCAACGACGAGATCGTCGCCATCGGCAACCCGAACGGCCTCGTCCCGACCATCCAGGACGGCGACTTTGTGCTGTGGGAGAGCGCCGCGGTCGTGCGCTACTTGGGCCAGAAGTACGGCCAGGCGCCTTTCTTCCCGGACGacgcgcaggcgcgcgcgtcggcggacAAGTGGCTCGAGTGGTCGCCTACGCTG TTCAAGGAACTCTTCCCGGCCTTCTTCGGCCTGGTCCGCACGCCAGAGGACAagcgcgaccccgccgccattaccgcgagcgtcgccgccacggcggcgctcatcgccaaggtcgtcgagccgacgctcgcgcgccaggACTACTTCTCCGGCGCCCAGTTCGGGTTCGGCGACattgcgctcggcgcgctcgcgtaCCTCTGGTTCGAGGCGATCCAGGAGCGCCCCGCGCTTCCGGGCTGGGACGCATGGTATGCCCGCGTGAGCGCGCGCCCCGCGTTCAAGAAGGTGATTGCTGTGGGTCTGTCGTAG
- the SPCC1827.04 gene encoding VMS1, which yields MGAQAHSSILSRQLNVFSIPPELLASLTVRSIQAQAPEPVTGDAVSNKETKQPSAVPAAAAPSGVGFGCQACPGASFETPEDQREHFKSDWHRYNVKAKLQGKAVAAEVWDEMAEGVSSISGSASSSSSGSSQSLTTRLLNKAKITDNNKEDDDVDSDEEAELADRRRRAQLRTAVIWFTPTNPPASLGIPADTQLGVVRALLPSFDTAGDYLSELKRLQLSPPVEGEEERRITLLMVAGGHFAGMVVGLRPRGPRDKQDVKGAGELRIYKHKTFHRYTTRKKQGGSQGLNDNAKSKAVSAGAMLRRYGEQALQEEIRALLTEWQEDLELSERIFIRASTHGKKSFWGYDGAVLSKNDERIRSFPFPTRRPTQQELIRVWHELVRVKVSHLSQEALQAQDDAYIASLQPKKQATAKPVTAPEKVAVPAAPKLSAEEQALLDRQERLVDMIKKGRLDALKSFVSRYPTEVKPEALATAVTAGQEDVVRYLLTEARIDPTVALDGSKRAYDYATTKNVRNIFRRVAHDHPEWYDWQAAHVPSGLSEEAEAEQGAKKAERRRGLRDKMREREKARAEEAAAAPEPAPAPAPSSAFASLGVPTGPQKLGGRTGAEGSLAGLSPEMRMQIERERRARAAEARFGGAK from the exons ATGGGAGCACAGGCGCACTCATCAATCCTGAGCAGGCAGCTCAACGTTTTCTCCATCCCacccgagctcctcgcgtcGCTCACGGTTCGTTCGATCCAGGCCCAAGCGCCCGAGCCAGTCACAGGCGATGCAGTGAGCAATAAGGAGACCAAGCAGCCCTCGGCCGTAcctgcggcggctgcgcccTCGGGCGTCGGATTCGGTTGCCAGGCATGCCCTGGCGCGTCGTTCGAGACCCCCGAAGACCAGCGAGAACACTTCAAGTCCGACTGGCACCGGTACAAtgtcaaggccaagctgcAGGGCAAGGCGGTGGCTGCCGAGGTGTGGGACGAGATGGCTGAGG GTGTTTCGAGCATCTCGGGGTCCGcttcgtcatcgtcatctGGCTCGTCGCAGTCGCTCACTACGCGGCTGCTGAACAAGGCCAAGATCACGGACAACAacaaggaggacgacgatgtcgactcggacgaggaggcagagCTTGCGGATCGTAGGCGGCGAGCCCAGCTGCGTACCGCCGTCATTTGGTTCACGCCAACCAACCCCCCAGCATCGCTCGGCATTCCCGCCGACACCCAGCTCGGTGTTGTCCGCGCGCTTCTCCCATCATTCGACACGGCTGGAGACTACCTGTCCGAGCTGAAGAGGTTGCAGCTGTCCCCACCcgttgagggcgaggaggagcgccgtATCACCCTGCTTATGGTCGCTGGTGGCCACTTTGCCGGCATGGTCGTTGGGCTGCGCCCCCGCGGCCCTCGTGACAAGCAGGACGTCAAGGGTGCAGGAGAGCTGCGCATCTACAAGCACAAGACTTTCCACCGCTACACTA CCCGTAAGAAGCAGGGTGGCTCGCAGGGCCTCAACGACAACGCAAAGTCCAAGGCCGTGTCCGCCGGTGCCATGCTCCGTCGATACGGTGAACAAGCTTTGCAGGAGGAGATCAGGGCCCTCTTGACCGAATGGcaggaggacctcgagctcTCTGAGCGCATCTTCATCCGCGCGAGCACACACGGCAAGAAGAGCTTCTGGGGGTACGACGGTGCCGTGTTGAGCAAGAACGACGAGAGGATACGCTCCTTCCCCTTCCCCACCCGTCGACCCACACAACAGGAGCTCATCCGTGTGTGGCACGAGCTGGTGCGGGTCAAGGTGTCGCACTTGTCCCAGGAAGCACTGCAGGCGCAGGACGACGCGTACATCGCGTCTCTGCAGCCCAAGAAGCAGGCCACGGCAAAGCCTGTGACTGCTCCAGAAAAGGTGGCGGTGCCTGCCGCCCCGAAGCTCTcagccgaggagcaggccctcctcgaccgccaAGAGCGCCTTGTCGACATGATCAAGAagggccgcctcgacgcacTCAAGTCGTTTGTCTCGCGGTATCCTACCGAGgtcaagcccgaggcgcTGGCTACCGCCGTGACCGCAGGGCAGGAGGACGTGGTGCGATACCTCCTTACGGAGGCGCGCATCGACCCAACTGTCGCACTCGACGGCTCGAAGCGGGCATACGATTACGCCACGACCAAGAACGTCCGCAACATcttccgccgcgtcgcgcacgaccATCCCGAATGGTACGACTGGCAGGCGGCGCATGTGCCCTCTGGCTtgagcgaggaggccgaggccgagcagggcgccaagaaggcggagcggcggcgcggcctgcgcgacaagatgcgcgagcgcgagaaggcacgcgccgaggaggccgctgcggcgcctgaaccagcaccagcaccggcgccgtcgtcagcgtTCGCGTCCCTCGGTGTGCCGACCGGCCCGCAGAAGCTCGGTGGGCGTACCGGTGCTGAAGGTTCCCTTGCGGGACTCAGCCCCGAGATGCGCATGCagattgagcgcgagcggcgcgcacgagcggccgaggcgcggtTTGGCGGTGCGAAGTAA
- the ybeU gene encoding putative protein YbeU, whose translation MGNCLARAAFAAMPVKFHWATPPAAYVPQPQHWTYAVAAPYSADRTRLTDIGWETGLYAESPADAASLAEGLDESWGITDRVSLLAQLHSLLTDGHRSEYNAWREHWHGSLTAEADLREEGDEDNLQRYLWFKDDAFGSRTINFLAWDLVRFAFLAISGATLGYITMEERDDALRHLVAPLRRAYGTWHDVGAAWLAGRRWWSASIGDPHDKRQAAILEVAEGPEGPWGHLPWTLPVPAPQGVFVRALLEEGIAEPLSPHDVDSATQEALELDHYIKGFSEKQ comes from the coding sequence ATGGGCAACTGCCTCGCACGCGCAGCCTTCGCGGCCATGCCGGTCAAGTTCCACTGGGCGACCCCGCCAGCGGCGTACGtcccgcagccgcagcactGGACGTATGCCGTGGCCGCGCCGTACTCTGCCGACCGGACGCGGTTGACCGACATAGGCTGGGAGACGGGGCTGTACGCCGAGTCGCCCGCAGACGCGGCATCGCTGGCCGAGGGGCTCGACGAGTCGTGGGGCATCACCGACCGCGTCTCCCTCCTGGCCCAGCTGCACTCGCTCCTTACCGACGGCCACCGGTCCGAGTACAACGCGTGGCGAGAGCACTGGCATGGCAGCctcaccgccgaggccgacctgcgcgaagagggcgacgaggacaacctGCAGCGGTACTTGTGGTTCAAGGACGATGCGTTCGGCTCGCGCACGATCAACTTTCTCGCATGGGACCTCGTGCGGTTCGCCTTCCTTGCCATTTCCGGCGCAACACTGGGCTACATCACCATGGAGGAGCgggacgacgcgctgcgtcacctcgtcgcgccgctgcgccgcgcgtaCGGCACATGGCACGACGTTGGCGCCGCGTGGCTCGcgggccgccgctggtggtCCGCGTCGATCGGCGACCCGCACGACAAGCGCCAGGCGGCCATCCTCGAGGTGGCTGAGGGGCCGGAGGGGCCGTGGGGACACCTCCCGTGGACGCTGCCTGTCCCCGCGCCGCAGGGGGTGTTCGTCCGCGCGTTGCTTGAGGAGGGCATCGCGGAGCCGCTGTCGCCGCATGATGTCGACAGCGCGACGCAGGAGGCGTTGGAGCTGGACCACTACATCAAGGGGTTTAGCGAGAAGCAGTAG